The Pyxidicoccus sp. MSG2 DNA segment TCACCGCGACGGTGCCCTTGAGGCCCTCCGGCACCGGCGTCACGTCCTGCGTGGAGAGCACCATCTCCGAGGACTTGCCTGCCCGGTAGGTCAGCTTGAGGCCGTCCTCCAGCGGGAAATACGGGTTGGGGCAGGCGGGCGCAGAGGCAACCGCCGGCGTGTCAGACCGGGGTGCTACGTCCGGCGTAGGGGACGCTCCCATGAGAAGCGACACGGCAAGAAAGGGCTGGAACGTAGGCAACCTCCAGAAAAAGCAATTGGAAGGTAGGGTGGGACCCCCACTTTGCAACCCCACGGAACGGCCGGACGTGCCCCGAGCCTGCCCTGTTGAAGGGCAAGCAGCCGAACGTATGGCCACCTGAGGCATGGTCACGCTTGATCGGCCGGAGGGCGACTGGTACTCCTGCCGATCGTTCCGGAGCCGATTTTTCGGCCTCGCGCTCACTTTCTTCCCCGTACTCCGCGCCTCACCAGGAGCCCGCTGGCATGCGAATCAAGCGGTTGGACATCACCGGCTTCAAGTCCTTCATGGAGCGGAGCGTCTTCACGTTCGATGAAGGCGTCACGGGCATCGTCGGCCCCAACGGCTGTGGAAAGTCCAACGTCGTGGACGCCATCCGCTGGGTGATGGGCGAGCAGAGCGCGAAGAACCTCCGGGGTCGCGGGATGGAGGACGTCATCTTCAACGGCTCGGAGAACAAGCCGCCCCTGTCCATGGCGGAGGTGTCGCTCACCTTCCTCGTGGACGAGACGGATCAGCTCGCCCCGCAGTACCAGGGCTTCTCCGAAGTCACGGTGACGCGGCGCCTGTTCCGCAACGGCGACTCCGAGTACCTCATCAACAAGACGCTGTGCCGCCTGCTGGACATCACCGAGCTGTTCCTCGGTACCGGCGTGGGCACCAAGGCCTACTCCATCATCGAGCAGGGCCGCGTGGGCCTCATCGTCTCCAGCAAGCCGGAGGACCGGCGCCACCTGCTGGAGGAGGCCGCGGGCGTCACCAAGTACAAGGCCCGCCGCAAGGCCGCCGAGCGGAAGATGGAGGCGACCGACGCCAACCTCCTGCGCGTCACGGACATCACCAACGAGCTGGAGAAGCGGCTCGACGTGCTGTCGCGCCAGGCGAAGAAGGCGGAGAAGTACAAGAAGCTCAAGTCGCGCATGCGGGACATCGACCTGCACGCCGCCAGCCACCGCCACCTGGAACTGCTCGCGGAGAAGCAGGTCCTCAAGTCCCGCCTGGAGAACCTGGGCTCGGAGGAGCGCGAGAGCCTGGACCGGGTGAAGGGGCTGGAGGAGTCCATCACCCAGCGCCGCGCGGAGCTGGAGGCCGAGGCCGCCGCCCTGCAGACGCTCGCCGCCGAAGTGCACGCGATGGAGAGCAGCGTGCAGCGCGACACGCAGGAGCTGTCGTACGGGAAGCGCGACCTGGACGAGACGCGCGCCCGCGTGGCCGCGGCGAAGGTGGAGCTGGACGGGCTCCTGGCGCGGCAGGCGGAGATGGCCGAGGCCATGGCCGCGCGCGAGGCGGAGCTGTCCGGCATCGCCGGCTCGTGGAAGGAGGACGAGGTCGCCATGCAGGTGGCGCAGGAGGAGCTGCGCCGCGTGTCCCAGCTGCAGACGGAGGTGGCGCTGCGCCTCGAGCAGGAGCGCGCCGGCCTCGTGGCCGTGGCCGGGCGCCTGGCCAACCACGAGAGCAACCTCGTCAACCTGGCCCGCCAGCGCACCGACTTGGAGTCCCGCCGGGCGAAGCTCCTGGGCGAGCTGGAGGCCCTGCGCGCCCAGGAGTCGCAGTTGGAGGGGGTGCGCGGCGACGTGGCGAAGCGGGTGGAGGACACCCGTCACCTCGCGGCGGAGCTGGCCGAGCGCAAGGGGCAGGAGGAGGAGGCCCTCAGCCGCACCCGCGCCGACTTCACGGAGAACGAAATCCAGGTCATCGCCCTGCGCGAGGAGCTGAGCGACAAGCGCAGCCGCCTGTCGTCCCTGGAGGACATCCAGAAGAACTACGACGGCTTCGACCGGGGCGTGCGCGCCGTCATGATGCGCGCCGGCACGGTGGCCCGCGAGCAGGGCATCTTCGGCCTCGTGGCCGACGTCATCTCCGTCACCCAGCGCTACGAGCGCGCGGTGGAGGCGGCGCTGGGCGAGCGCCTCCAGCACGTCATCGTCGAGAGCCGCGACAAGGGCGTGGAGCTGGTGGAGTACCTCAAGGGCCACGCGGAGGGGCGGGGCAGCTTCCTGCCGGTGCCCGCGCTGGACTCGCTGCCGCCCGCGCAGGAGCCGGACTTCAGCCGCCCGGGCGTGCTGGCCCATGCCCCTCGCGAGGTGACGTGCGAGGAGCCCCTGCGTCCCCTGGTGCAGCTGCTGCTCGGCGACGTGGTCATCGTCCATGACATCGGGGCCGCGCGGGCGTACGCGGAGGCCGGCGGGCCCTCGTGCACGCTCGTCACGCAGGACGGCGAGGTGTTTCGTCCGGACGGCACCATCGTCGGTGGTGAGCGCGAGGGCGCGGCGGTGGGCGCGCTCCAGAAGAAGCGCGAAATCGCCGAGCTGGCCGCCGAGGTGGCCCGGGTGGAGGAGCGCTACAACGAAATCCTCACCCGGCACTACACGCTCCAGAAGCAGATGGGGCACACCGAGGGTGTCCTCAAGGGCCTGGCCAAGAATCAGCACGCCGAGGAGGTGAATCTCGCCAGCCAGGAGAAGGACCTGCACAAGGCGGGCGAGGACCTGGCCCGGGTGCGCGAGCGGCTGCGCTCCCTGGAGTCCGAGGACGCGCAGCTGGCGCAGAGCCACGGCGCGCTGGCGCACGAGGAGGAGACGAGCCGCGGCGAGGTGGCGCACGGCCAGGCGGACCGCGAGGGCCGCGAGGAGCGCGTCAAGCAGCTGGCGGGGGATCAGGAGTCGCTGCGCCAGCGCGCGGAGACGGCCAACGGCGAGCTGACGGGCCTGCGCATCAAGGTGGCCGCCGGCAGTGAGCGCGGCGAGTCCGCGCGCAAGGAGCTGGAGAGCCTCGTCACCCAGCGCAAGGACATGGAGACGCGCGTCACCCGCCTCCAGGCCACGTTGCTGGAGGGAGGCTCGCGCACCGA contains these protein-coding regions:
- the smc gene encoding chromosome segregation protein SMC, with the protein product MRIKRLDITGFKSFMERSVFTFDEGVTGIVGPNGCGKSNVVDAIRWVMGEQSAKNLRGRGMEDVIFNGSENKPPLSMAEVSLTFLVDETDQLAPQYQGFSEVTVTRRLFRNGDSEYLINKTLCRLLDITELFLGTGVGTKAYSIIEQGRVGLIVSSKPEDRRHLLEEAAGVTKYKARRKAAERKMEATDANLLRVTDITNELEKRLDVLSRQAKKAEKYKKLKSRMRDIDLHAASHRHLELLAEKQVLKSRLENLGSEERESLDRVKGLEESITQRRAELEAEAAALQTLAAEVHAMESSVQRDTQELSYGKRDLDETRARVAAAKVELDGLLARQAEMAEAMAAREAELSGIAGSWKEDEVAMQVAQEELRRVSQLQTEVALRLEQERAGLVAVAGRLANHESNLVNLARQRTDLESRRAKLLGELEALRAQESQLEGVRGDVAKRVEDTRHLAAELAERKGQEEEALSRTRADFTENEIQVIALREELSDKRSRLSSLEDIQKNYDGFDRGVRAVMMRAGTVAREQGIFGLVADVISVTQRYERAVEAALGERLQHVIVESRDKGVELVEYLKGHAEGRGSFLPVPALDSLPPAQEPDFSRPGVLAHAPREVTCEEPLRPLVQLLLGDVVIVHDIGAARAYAEAGGPSCTLVTQDGEVFRPDGTIVGGEREGAAVGALQKKREIAELAAEVARVEERYNEILTRHYTLQKQMGHTEGVLKGLAKNQHAEEVNLASQEKDLHKAGEDLARVRERLRSLESEDAQLAQSHGALAHEEETSRGEVAHGQADREGREERVKQLAGDQESLRQRAETANGELTGLRIKVAAGSERGESARKELESLVTQRKDMETRVTRLQATLLEGGSRTEELERRISDTEGGLSQRAEEHRLAAQGLEGRRAAHTLASSEVREQDTQFRELRGRVDELMQGLSQITLREKEIGLELEHLAAGIRERHQVDLSLELHRYHLLPALAPETEAELKDLRAQVEKMGEINLTAIDEHAELSKRYDFLAAQKKDLLASIEQLKEAIQRIDAASRERFKQTFDVVNEKFQAIFPRLFGGGRASLVLTSEGPNAEQGVEIVAQPPGKKLQSVNLLSGGEKALTAVGLIFGIFLIKPTPFCLLDEVDAPLDEGNVGRYNDMVKEMSKQSQFILITHNKRTMEVSNTLYGVTMEEPGISKLVSVRMREAGAFNDDKVTAA